The following are encoded in a window of Picosynechococcus sp. PCC 7002 genomic DNA:
- a CDS encoding alpha/beta hydrolase gives MGKKANKITSWIFSLGLGLIPMMALGASSQAAEKIYFIYSPLMESLKIDSLKSFAATGNVPLDLKFYLDIVGADAEERQLLQTALTRKIDIDPVLLARSLKTDEGERLLESFGQVVNIRGGRNGKYALRGAIIKSAFEENGLTLLNVLDNLGVDVQVDLEQLFGFAENVSTILAGTERFIEEVEQLAKQEAKFAAVADYGQRPDLRKMGMFAVEMETWQLADQKRDRQFYAQIYRPQKPLGEKVPVILISHGLASAPEKHRNLAQHLASYGFVVVVPQHPGSDLAYLEEFAVGYQRQVSDLQEFVNRPLDISFTLDELERRNDTEFGGRLDLENVGIYGHSYGGYTALAVAGAFPTPNFEQLNEDCAAEWGIFNNALLLQCRALQLSPESYNFRDQRIQAVIAANPVNASIFGEAALGQIEIPIAVVAGSYDPATPFIFEQVRSFPWIRSEQKYLILEEGQAHVDISRLDLGITGLLDRIPRLNLPSPQLLNDYSEAIALAFFQVYTAKDDQYRTYLDPAYGQYLSQNEEFKTFMITQDSLPELETAIAEFKQENQIDIN, from the coding sequence GTGGGAAAAAAGGCAAATAAAATTACATCTTGGATCTTTAGTCTAGGTTTGGGATTGATTCCCATGATGGCTTTGGGCGCGTCATCACAGGCCGCTGAAAAGATTTATTTTATCTACAGCCCACTGATGGAATCTTTAAAGATTGACTCCCTGAAAAGTTTTGCTGCAACGGGGAATGTTCCCCTCGACCTGAAATTTTACTTGGATATTGTGGGGGCAGATGCAGAAGAACGTCAATTACTGCAAACGGCTCTCACCCGAAAAATTGACATTGATCCGGTGCTATTGGCTCGCAGTTTAAAAACCGACGAAGGGGAAAGGTTATTAGAATCTTTTGGTCAAGTGGTTAATATTCGTGGAGGACGCAATGGCAAGTACGCGCTGCGGGGGGCAATTATTAAATCTGCCTTTGAGGAAAATGGCCTGACGTTATTAAATGTTCTGGATAATTTGGGGGTTGATGTTCAGGTTGATTTAGAACAATTATTTGGTTTTGCGGAAAATGTCTCCACGATTTTAGCGGGAACAGAACGATTTATTGAGGAAGTTGAACAATTGGCTAAGCAGGAGGCAAAATTTGCGGCTGTGGCTGATTATGGGCAACGCCCTGATTTGAGAAAGATGGGAATGTTCGCTGTGGAGATGGAGACGTGGCAGTTGGCTGATCAAAAACGCGATCGCCAATTTTATGCCCAGATCTATCGTCCTCAAAAACCTTTGGGGGAGAAAGTGCCTGTTATTTTGATTTCCCATGGATTAGCCTCTGCCCCCGAAAAGCATCGTAATTTGGCGCAACACTTGGCCAGTTATGGGTTTGTGGTGGTGGTACCGCAACATCCGGGGAGCGATTTGGCCTATCTGGAGGAATTTGCGGTGGGTTACCAGCGCCAGGTGTCTGATTTGCAGGAATTTGTGAATCGCCCCCTCGATATTAGTTTTACGTTGGACGAGTTGGAACGGCGCAATGACACTGAGTTTGGGGGACGGTTGGATTTAGAAAATGTGGGTATTTACGGTCACTCCTACGGCGGTTATACAGCTTTGGCCGTGGCCGGGGCTTTTCCGACGCCAAATTTTGAGCAGTTGAATGAGGATTGTGCGGCGGAATGGGGCATTTTTAATAATGCGTTGTTGTTGCAATGTCGGGCGTTGCAGCTTTCTCCGGAGAGTTATAATTTTCGGGATCAACGGATCCAGGCGGTGATTGCAGCAAATCCGGTTAATGCCAGTATTTTTGGGGAAGCGGCGTTGGGTCAAATTGAGATTCCCATTGCGGTGGTAGCGGGAAGCTATGATCCGGCGACACCCTTTATTTTTGAGCAGGTGCGTTCGTTTCCGTGGATTCGCAGTGAGCAAAAATATCTAATCCTGGAGGAGGGTCAGGCCCATGTGGATATTTCTCGGCTTGATCTGGGGATTACGGGTTTGCTTGATCGCATTCCCCGTTTGAATTTACCGAGCCCCCAACTGTTGAATGATTATAGTGAGGCGATCGCCCTCGCCTTTTTCCAGGTCTACACGGCAAAGGATGACCAGTACCGCACCTATTTAGATCCGGCCTATGGGCAGTACCTCAGTCAAAATGAAGAATTTAAAACGTTCATGATTACCCAAGATTCGTTGCCGGAGTTAGAAACGGCGATCGCCGAATTCAAACAAGAAAATCAGATCGATATTAATTAG
- a CDS encoding ABC transporter ATP-binding protein, producing MTLSQALQVQPPESSWSSLLEGEHLFGGYTKRSVVQDVNLTVHPGEWLTIVGGNGSGKSTLLRLLSRILKPQRGVVRLDGKAIQRRSPQEIARSLAVLPQQSRIPMGLTVRQLVGLGRAPHQRWWQWEYSEADQAQIHQALAQTQLLPFADRPVAQLSGGERQRAFLALALAQKPKILILDEPTTFLDIHYQLELLDLLKQLNRQQNLTIVTVLHELNLATRYSDRLAMIKDGKLFALGTPAAVITPENLRFGFGVEAVTMPTPVGLQVCVLGPASV from the coding sequence ATGACATTATCACAGGCATTACAGGTACAACCGCCAGAATCTTCATGGTCATCTTTGCTTGAAGGGGAGCATCTGTTTGGGGGCTATACCAAAAGGTCGGTTGTTCAGGATGTCAACTTAACGGTTCATCCAGGGGAATGGCTGACTATTGTGGGGGGCAATGGGTCGGGAAAATCTACCCTACTCCGACTTCTCAGTCGCATTCTCAAACCCCAACGGGGGGTAGTGCGCTTGGATGGCAAAGCAATTCAGCGGCGATCGCCCCAGGAAATTGCCCGGAGTCTGGCGGTTTTACCCCAACAATCCCGGATTCCGATGGGCTTAACGGTGCGGCAATTAGTCGGTTTAGGGAGAGCACCCCACCAGCGCTGGTGGCAGTGGGAATATAGCGAGGCGGATCAGGCCCAAATTCATCAAGCCTTGGCCCAAACTCAACTGTTACCTTTTGCGGATCGCCCTGTGGCGCAACTGTCTGGCGGGGAACGTCAACGGGCTTTTTTGGCTCTAGCCCTCGCCCAAAAGCCAAAGATTCTCATCTTGGATGAGCCCACAACGTTTCTGGATATTCACTATCAACTGGAATTGTTGGATCTGCTTAAGCAGTTAAACCGCCAGCAAAATTTGACCATTGTCACCGTTCTCCATGAGCTCAATTTGGCGACCCGTTACAGCGATCGCCTGGCCATGATTAAGGACGGCAAACTCTTTGCCCTAGGGACACCCGCTGCAGTGATCACCCCAGAAAATCTGCGGTTTGGCTTTGGGGTAGAAGCGGTGACAATGCCGACCCCCGTAGGGTTACAAGTCTGCGTTTTGGGGCCAGCCTCGGTTTAA
- a CDS encoding NAD(P)/FAD-dependent oxidoreductase codes for MAHIVVIGAGIGGLPTAYELRHLLTTDHTVTLIADTPHFTFIPSLPWVALGLKRLDQVQLPLPTLARRHGLHWVQGAVQQINPQERHVLVGSDAKRIDYDYVVIAPGAALNLDALPGLGPETGFTQSVCNPHHALLAHEAWEKFIQNPGPLVVGAAPGASCFGPAYEFALLADWQLRRLGLREQVPITLVTPEPYLGHLGIGGMAHSQELVEQVLQQQDIATRANAEITAIKPDMIGLADGEQLPFAYSMVLPSFQGPAFLRDCPAISNSQGFIPVLPTYQHPAFDSVYAAGVIVELTPHEATPIPTGLPKTGQMTEAMGMAAAHNIARQLNSNLGAPVTATLAAICMSDFGDRGIIFIADPVQREPGMVKRRRCVALEGRWVSWSKTLFELFFLTKMRWGLTIPWFEKLGLKTLGLQLVRPLPPD; via the coding sequence ATGGCTCATATTGTTGTAATCGGTGCTGGTATTGGTGGTCTGCCGACGGCCTATGAACTGAGGCACCTGTTGACTACCGACCACACTGTTACCCTCATTGCTGATACACCCCACTTTACGTTTATCCCTTCTTTGCCCTGGGTGGCCCTTGGTCTGAAAAGATTGGATCAGGTGCAATTACCCTTGCCAACGTTGGCCCGTCGCCATGGTCTGCATTGGGTACAGGGGGCTGTGCAGCAGATTAATCCCCAGGAAAGGCATGTTTTGGTTGGGTCAGACGCAAAACGAATTGACTATGACTATGTGGTGATCGCACCGGGCGCAGCTTTAAATCTCGATGCTTTACCGGGTCTCGGTCCAGAGACAGGCTTTACCCAGTCAGTTTGTAATCCCCACCATGCACTGCTTGCCCATGAAGCTTGGGAAAAATTTATCCAGAATCCAGGCCCGTTGGTCGTGGGGGCGGCACCGGGGGCGAGTTGTTTTGGCCCGGCCTATGAGTTTGCGTTGTTGGCAGATTGGCAACTGCGACGGTTGGGTTTGCGGGAGCAGGTACCGATCACATTGGTCACCCCAGAACCCTATTTGGGTCATTTGGGGATTGGGGGCATGGCCCACTCGCAGGAATTGGTTGAGCAGGTTCTCCAGCAACAGGATATTGCGACCCGTGCCAATGCTGAGATTACCGCCATTAAACCGGATATGATTGGTTTGGCGGATGGGGAACAGCTACCCTTTGCCTACAGTATGGTTTTGCCGTCGTTCCAGGGGCCTGCTTTTTTGCGTGACTGTCCGGCGATCTCCAATTCCCAGGGGTTTATTCCCGTCTTGCCCACCTATCAACATCCAGCGTTCGATTCCGTGTATGCGGCGGGGGTGATTGTTGAACTAACGCCCCATGAAGCCACACCAATCCCCACGGGTCTACCGAAAACAGGACAAATGACGGAGGCGATGGGGATGGCCGCCGCCCACAATATTGCCCGACAGCTTAACTCCAATCTGGGTGCTCCGGTCACGGCGACCCTCGCCGCAATTTGTATGAGTGATTTTGGCGATCGCGGCATTATCTTCATCGCCGATCCGGTACAGCGGGAGCCAGGCATGGTCAAACGTCGCCGCTGTGTCGCCCTCGAAGGACGGTGGGTGAGTTGGAGCAAAACCCTTTTTGAACTGTTTTTCCTGACGAAAATGCGTTGGGGTCTAACGATACCTTGGTTTGAGAAACTGGGCTTAAAGACATTGGGATTGCAGCTTGTGCGTCCCCTTCCTCCAGACTAA
- a CDS encoding cytochrome b6-f complex iron-sulfur subunit, protein MENSLPIDSPSLSRRQLLNFLTGAVVVSTIGPALYPVAKFFSPPKEVGADGSILAKDINGNLIPASQLLAEAPGTRALVAGLAGEPTYLTIQEDSTLHPWGIVDNCTHLGCTFPWNENNDQFQCPCHGSRYDAEGRVVRGPAPLPLRLVHIYLEGYCVHTSVD, encoded by the coding sequence ATGGAAAATAGTTTGCCCATCGATAGCCCTTCCCTTTCCCGGCGGCAATTATTAAACTTTCTCACAGGTGCAGTGGTTGTCAGTACCATTGGCCCCGCCCTTTATCCCGTCGCAAAATTTTTTAGTCCCCCTAAAGAAGTGGGAGCAGATGGATCAATTCTTGCCAAAGATATTAATGGCAATTTAATTCCAGCAAGCCAGTTATTGGCCGAAGCACCAGGCACAAGAGCCCTAGTCGCCGGGTTAGCCGGGGAACCCACTTATCTCACGATCCAAGAGGACAGTACCCTTCATCCCTGGGGTATTGTCGACAACTGCACTCATCTGGGTTGTACCTTTCCGTGGAATGAAAATAACGACCAGTTTCAATGTCCCTGCCATGGTTCCCGCTATGATGCCGAAGGTCGTGTGGTTCGCGGCCCAGCACCGCTTCCCCTACGGCTTGTTCACATCTATTTAGAGGGCTACTGTGTACACACAAGTGTGGATTGA
- a CDS encoding cation:proton antiporter gives MLESIIWILLLGFFGGQIAQRLRIPALVGMVLVGIVLGPQVGNAIAPEVLAIAADLRTMAVMVILMKAGLGLDREKLAQQGSVALRLGFLPATCEAIAIMLIAVQLFQFDWATGLLLGCVLGAESPAVIVPGMLRLKSLGWGVKKGIPDAILTGSALSDVLLLLVFSLLLAFLTQTTATGATLIGGLSLSPWQLLPLQIVTQISLGVVLGWVTARLLVSLLARQNWTDNAVQDGLIAAGVALLLVIGAEYLPIFSGYLAVMGTGFFLIELDAPLARRLRGSFDSLWAIAQIILFVLLGASIQLDVLGNTFWPGLLVLGVGTLGGRSLGWYLSTLGSNWTGRERLFLLPGNSAKATVQAAIGAIPLSQGVAGGEIILALSALSILVTAPLGAWAIPTFAPKLLERGDIDPTKVSVNRRTVLLAAVDTSPLAQQVLIKTAELARRSDAEVIVLHVIRTDNPAELQRLRQQTRRNLADIRYQFIATPGPVPATIMDIAHTHQVSEIIMGKRNHHPPNNLLIGSVSQAILEKSPLPVVIIEA, from the coding sequence ATGTTAGAAAGTATTATTTGGATTCTTTTGCTCGGTTTTTTTGGGGGGCAAATTGCCCAACGGCTCAGGATTCCGGCCCTGGTAGGAATGGTGCTTGTTGGTATTGTCCTCGGCCCCCAGGTGGGGAATGCGATCGCCCCAGAAGTTTTAGCGATCGCCGCTGATCTGCGGACAATGGCGGTGATGGTGATCTTGATGAAAGCAGGTCTGGGCCTCGACCGGGAGAAATTAGCCCAACAGGGTAGTGTGGCCCTCCGCCTCGGTTTTTTACCTGCGACCTGTGAGGCGATCGCCATTATGCTGATTGCGGTGCAACTTTTCCAATTTGATTGGGCGACGGGGCTGTTGTTGGGATGTGTGCTGGGGGCCGAATCACCGGCGGTGATCGTCCCAGGAATGCTGCGGCTAAAGAGTCTCGGTTGGGGCGTCAAAAAAGGGATTCCCGACGCAATTTTAACGGGAAGTGCCCTGTCTGATGTGCTGTTGCTATTAGTGTTTAGTCTGCTGCTGGCCTTTCTCACCCAAACCACGGCGACAGGGGCGACATTAATCGGCGGTCTCAGTCTCAGTCCCTGGCAATTGCTGCCACTGCAAATTGTGACTCAAATTAGCCTCGGCGTTGTCCTCGGTTGGGTGACGGCACGCCTGTTGGTTTCTCTGTTAGCGCGACAAAATTGGACAGATAATGCGGTACAAGATGGGTTGATCGCCGCTGGTGTGGCGCTACTGTTGGTCATTGGGGCGGAATATTTACCGATTTTCTCCGGTTATCTGGCGGTGATGGGGACGGGTTTTTTCTTAATTGAGTTGGATGCGCCCCTGGCCCGTCGCCTGCGGGGAAGTTTTGATAGTCTGTGGGCGATCGCCCAGATTATTCTCTTTGTTTTGCTAGGGGCCAGTATCCAATTGGATGTCCTCGGTAATACGTTCTGGCCGGGTCTCTTGGTGTTGGGAGTCGGTACTTTGGGGGGGCGATCGCTCGGCTGGTATCTCTCGACCCTGGGGAGTAACTGGACTGGGCGAGAGCGACTTTTTTTGCTGCCTGGTAACTCTGCCAAAGCGACGGTGCAAGCGGCCATTGGAGCGATTCCCCTGAGCCAGGGCGTTGCTGGGGGTGAAATTATCCTCGCTTTATCGGCCCTCTCTATTTTGGTGACAGCTCCCCTCGGTGCCTGGGCAATTCCCACCTTTGCCCCCAAACTCCTCGAACGGGGCGACATTGACCCCACCAAAGTTTCTGTAAATCGCCGCACTGTCCTCCTGGCTGCCGTAGATACATCGCCCCTGGCCCAGCAAGTTTTAATCAAAACCGCTGAATTGGCCCGTCGTAGTGATGCGGAGGTGATTGTTCTCCATGTGATTCGCACCGATAACCCGGCTGAGTTGCAACGGCTGCGACAACAGACCCGCCGTAACCTTGCAGACATCCGCTATCAGTTTATCGCAACCCCTGGGCCAGTCCCCGCAACGATTATGGACATTGCCCATACCCATCAAGTGAGCGAAATCATTATGGGTAAACGCAACCATCACCCGCCTAATAATTTGCTGATCGGTTCGGTATCCCAGGCCATTTTAGAAAAAAGCCCTTTACCTGTGGTGATTATTGAAGCCTAA
- a CDS encoding FecCD family ABC transporter permease: MLLAVLVVITSIVALCQGAISMGPDQVWQALRHQGDPMFQTIIWDLRLPRIVVALVVGAALGLSGALLQGLLRNSLADPFILGISAGAGLVAIAFITLNVLAIWIPLGAWLGALVTAAVVYGLGYVGGGLSVERLVLAGVAVSSLFGAVQTTLILLADDSRIQAALNWLIGSLNGRGWQDLSLVAPYLSVALIVGCLLGRSLNLLNLGDDAAVGLGVSLVRSRLLIGGIASLLAASAVSISGLIGFVGLVVPHGVRLLVGADYRWILPLSALAGAWVLTLADLLSRSGAVELPVGAVTALLGSPLFIALLYRRGREAQA, from the coding sequence GTGCTACTTGCTGTCTTAGTGGTAATTACGAGTATTGTTGCCCTATGTCAGGGGGCCATCTCCATGGGGCCAGATCAAGTTTGGCAAGCGTTGCGACATCAGGGAGACCCGATGTTTCAAACGATTATTTGGGACTTGCGCTTACCTCGTATTGTGGTGGCCTTGGTAGTGGGGGCTGCTTTGGGGTTATCCGGTGCGCTTCTCCAAGGGTTACTCCGCAATAGTCTCGCCGATCCGTTTATCCTCGGTATTTCGGCGGGGGCTGGTTTAGTGGCGATCGCCTTTATTACCCTCAATGTCCTGGCGATTTGGATTCCCCTGGGGGCTTGGCTGGGGGCTTTGGTCACCGCGGCGGTGGTCTATGGCCTCGGCTATGTGGGCGGCGGTCTGTCGGTAGAACGTCTGGTACTGGCGGGGGTGGCGGTAAGTTCTCTATTTGGGGCTGTGCAAACCACCCTCATTCTTTTGGCGGATGATAGTCGCATCCAGGCGGCCCTCAATTGGCTAATCGGTAGCCTCAATGGTCGTGGTTGGCAGGATTTGAGCCTAGTTGCGCCCTATCTGAGCGTGGCTTTGATTGTCGGCTGTCTATTGGGACGGTCTTTAAATTTGCTGAACCTCGGTGATGATGCGGCGGTGGGTCTGGGGGTTTCCCTGGTGCGATCGCGGTTACTGATTGGCGGCATTGCCAGCTTATTGGCGGCCAGTGCAGTGAGTATTTCTGGCCTTATTGGTTTTGTGGGTTTGGTGGTGCCCCATGGGGTACGGCTCTTAGTCGGGGCTGACTACCGCTGGATTTTGCCCCTCTCTGCCTTGGCTGGGGCATGGGTCTTAACCTTGGCGGATCTGCTGTCTCGCTCTGGGGCGGTGGAATTACCCGTGGGAGCCGTCACAGCCCTATTGGGATCACCCTTATTTATTGCGTTGCTTTATCGGCGGGGTCGGGAGGCTCAGGCATGA
- a CDS encoding YgaP family membrane protein has translation MFNNVGTGDRLIRLLFASVLAYLGLFIYSGSVLGTALVAVAAVLTLSAVLGSCMLYGLLKINTRQ, from the coding sequence ATGTTTAACAATGTTGGCACTGGCGATCGCCTCATTCGCCTTTTATTCGCAAGCGTCCTGGCTTACTTGGGCTTGTTTATCTACAGTGGCTCTGTCCTCGGTACCGCTTTGGTGGCCGTTGCCGCTGTTCTTACCTTAAGTGCAGTCCTGGGCTCCTGTATGCTCTACGGTTTACTCAAAATTAATACCCGTCAGTAA
- a CDS encoding IS4-like element ISSysp3 family transposase, with product MQDHQSVNIRALSRNRAEQVGYYRFLDNDNVSLCELIQSVSDACQQQVGGLHVLAISDSSEVNLQAHVGRINPEGLGVVGNNQDVGFFIHPTLIVNAETGFPLGLSNIQIWSRKAVRPNKHQRRYLKLPIEEKESYKWLLSAEASEPCLKNGGVKQVTHVGDRENDIYQEWVRVPNDQTHVLVRACRDRRLWDEQQSLYEYLSAQHCEGTYSVQVVADSRLGRTAREAWLAVRMTPVQIQRPDTVEAQDYPEKVQLYAVEAKEVNPPVGQDPIHWRLLTTHRVVSLEQALQVIEWYRWRWRIEQLFGTLKRSGLDLESTQLESVSAIERLTVLALSVALRVLQLLEGRDDSSLVAQVVFSPEEQECLRQLAPTLQGKTQKQQNPHASASLSWATWLIGRLGGWSGYRSQSPPGIRTLWRGLYQFESIFHGWKLAQSTLVCTQ from the coding sequence ATGCAAGACCATCAATCAGTAAATATCCGCGCCCTGAGCCGAAATCGAGCAGAACAAGTGGGGTACTATCGTTTCCTTGACAACGACAATGTCAGCCTATGTGAGTTGATACAGAGCGTGTCTGACGCCTGCCAACAACAAGTGGGAGGACTCCACGTCCTGGCCATTAGTGATAGCAGTGAGGTTAACCTACAAGCCCATGTAGGACGAATCAACCCAGAAGGATTAGGAGTGGTAGGCAATAACCAAGATGTCGGCTTTTTTATTCACCCGACTTTAATCGTGAACGCCGAAACAGGGTTTCCCCTAGGTCTCAGTAATATCCAAATATGGAGCCGAAAAGCAGTTCGTCCCAATAAGCATCAACGACGTTACCTAAAGCTACCGATTGAAGAGAAAGAATCCTACAAATGGCTACTGTCTGCCGAAGCATCTGAGCCCTGTCTGAAAAACGGGGGAGTGAAACAAGTAACCCATGTGGGCGACCGCGAAAATGACATATATCAAGAATGGGTGCGAGTTCCCAATGACCAAACCCATGTTTTAGTGAGAGCTTGTCGGGACCGTCGCCTCTGGGATGAGCAGCAATCCCTGTATGAATACTTAAGCGCACAGCACTGCGAAGGGACTTATTCGGTGCAGGTAGTGGCAGATTCTCGATTGGGACGTACTGCCCGCGAAGCTTGGTTAGCGGTACGGATGACTCCAGTTCAGATTCAACGGCCAGATACAGTGGAAGCTCAGGATTATCCCGAGAAGGTACAGCTGTATGCCGTAGAAGCAAAGGAAGTCAATCCTCCCGTAGGACAAGACCCCATTCATTGGCGATTGCTTACAACTCATCGGGTCGTCAGTCTAGAGCAAGCTTTACAAGTGATTGAATGGTATCGTTGGCGCTGGCGAATTGAGCAACTTTTTGGCACTTTGAAGCGGTCTGGATTGGATTTAGAATCCACGCAGTTAGAGTCGGTTAGTGCCATTGAACGACTGACAGTTTTAGCTTTGTCCGTGGCCCTAAGGGTGTTGCAGCTTCTAGAGGGTCGAGATGATTCCAGCCTTGTTGCTCAGGTGGTATTTAGTCCTGAAGAGCAGGAATGTCTCAGGCAACTAGCTCCGACATTGCAGGGGAAAACTCAAAAGCAGCAAAATCCTCATGCTTCAGCTTCGTTGTCTTGGGCAACTTGGCTAATTGGCCGTTTAGGAGGATGGTCTGGGTATCGCTCCCAGTCTCCTCCTGGCATCCGAACTTTGTGGAGGGGGCTATACCAGTTTGAATCTATCTTCCATGGATGGAAGCTCGCTCAATCCACACTTGTGTGTACACAGTAG